In Daucus carota subsp. sativus chromosome 4, DH1 v3.0, whole genome shotgun sequence, one DNA window encodes the following:
- the LOC108203691 gene encoding uncharacterized protein LOC108203691, whose amino-acid sequence MNICAFNIRGLNNKKSYVKDFIASNKFSLCAVLETHVSATSANSISKFISPEFSWIFNYEHHPNGRIWVGYDCAIWKLDDVTKTSQHISCKATALSSGNSFFISFIYGSNCILERKILWQNLREFGNLTGESAWSLLGDFNVTCGPDECSNGGRWTAAMYEFRDFLIGAEVTDLRSTGAVFTWWDCNLSNPLFKKLDRCLVNAAWLDLFPLSQVCFLARGISDHNPVSLSLGLPLERVFKPFQFFQHLVNDPSFLSEVATAWQGNFIGNPWQIFSSKLKKVKEAMRKLNQNRGNVHLKVQAAKFALSQFQSQLPAIPSHSLLLEEDSLIAALQDAFIEEEVFLKQKSRISWLNLGDSNSGFFFKSCRLRWNSNKILSLEDRNGNLCTSHSAISQEAVSYYSDLFGSSGQVLEIPDDISLPSLSSVQHDFLMRPYSAEDVLKVVRSMPSNKSPGPDGFTKEFFLAAWSIVGADFTNAVLYFFRTNNLPRIISASAITLVPKHKNANKMVDFRPIACCNFVYKCISKLIANRLKLVIPSLISANQSAFVSKRLIGDKTCVQSCMISVKINGSLEGFFKASAGLRQGDPISPYLFVICMEVLSVYLSNLENRPDFKFHWKCKASSLTHLMFADDVLLFCNGDIESVKALLSAVQSFQDVSGLVINKNKSLIFLSSVRDDELSAIINASGLQRGTLPVKYLGLPLITSKLSARDCSPLIMRIRDQIDCWASSCLNHAGRLQLLKSVLFGIQAHWSNHLFLPKHILKSVQSYFLRFLWGGSTSSNKQVKVSWSECCKSLDEGGLGIKDPLQWNKAAFLFQLWRLINAHRRSSLWIDWVHNTWLRNKSIWTFSVPASASWCLKKMLLLRPIALRFLNYSVGKQSSFFFWHDPWIDNVPLLQKYDPILVSIMESSRMAKISEFISNDSWALPASNHLWAVEVKRKVLQVPLADSDNIHWQTFSFNDVKVATIWHSIRPPESSPPWINAVWHPLRIHKCTFIFWLALKDRLLTKERMDLFGMTTDLRCCFCSNAIETVSHLFGSCAFATSIISDPYFALVGDWSCYQNGIFTTGSSSSLMKRHMTYLFLAVSVYFIWKERNERVHTPGHALSPGTIRMLVKRTIREKLCSNERFKKAAAKDRSLILALY is encoded by the coding sequence ATGAATATTTGCGCTTTTAACATTAGGGGtcttaataataaaaagtccTATGTCAAGGACTTTATTGCATCGAATAAATTTTCTTTGTGTGCTGTGCTTGAAACTCATGTTTCTGCTACCTCTGCTAATTCTATTAGTAAGTTTATTAGTCCTGAATTTTCTTGGATTTTTAATTATGAGCATCATCCCAATGGTCGTATTTGGGTAGGGTATGATTGCGCGATTTGGAAACTTGATGATGTTACTAAGACCAGCCAGCATATTTCCTGTAAAGCCACTGCATTGTCTTCGGGGAATAGTTTCTTTATTTCCTTTATTTATGGGTCTAATTGTATTTTGGAGCGTAAAATTCTTTGGCAGAATCTCCGTGAATTTGGGAATCTAACTGGGGAATCTGCCTGGTCTCTGTTGGGTGATTTTAATGTTACTTGTGGGCCTGATGAGTGTAGTAATGGGGGTAGATGGACTGCTGCTATGTATGAGTTTAGAGATTTCCTTATCGGTGCTGAAGTCACCGATCTTCGAAGCACTGGGGCTGTCTTTACTTGGTGGGACTGCAATTTGTCGAATCCTTTATTCAAGAAGCTTGATAGATGTCTTGTTAATGCAGCTTGGCTTGACTTGTTCCCGTTGTCTCAAGTTTGTTTCTTGGCAAGGGGTATTTCAGATCATAATCCGGTTTCTTTAAGCTTGGGGTTGCCTCTCGAAAGGGTCTTCAAGCCCTTCCAATTTTTTCAGCACTTGGTGAATGACCCGAGCTTTCTTTCTGAGGTTGCTACTGCTTGGCAGGGTAATTTTATTGGTAATCCTTGGCAGATTTTCTCTTCCAAGTTGAAAAAAGTTAAAGAGGCCATGAGGAAGCTCAATCAGAATAGAGGAAATGTTCATTTGAAAGTCCAGGCAGCTAAATTTGCTCTCTCTCAGTTTCAAAGTCAGTTACCTGCTATTCCCTCCCATTCTCTTCTTCTAGAGGAAGATTCTCTGATCGCTGCTCTTCAGGATGCTTTTATAGAGGAGGAAGTGTTCCTGAAACAAAAATCCAGGATCTCCTGGTTAAACTTGGGTGATTCTAACAGTGGTTTCTTCTTCAAATCCTGCAGATTGAGGTGGAACAGTAATAAGATTCTTAGTTTGGAAGACAGAAACGGGAATTTATGTACCTCTCATAGTGCAATCTCTCAGGAGGCTGTTTCGTATTATAGTGATCTTTTTGGGAGTTCTGGTCAAGTTTTGGAGATCCCAGATGACATCTCTTTGCCTTCTTTGTCCTCTGTCCAGCATGATTTTCTTATGCGTCCTTATTCTGCTGAGGATGTGCTTAAGGTAGTCAGGAGTATGCCGAGTAATAAATCACCCGGTCCGGATGGTTTCACTAAAGAGTTCTTTCTTGCAGCTTGGAGTATTGTTGGAGCTGATTTCACAAATGCTGTTCTTTACTTTTTTCGCACTAATAACCTCCCCAGAATTATTAGTGCCTCTGCAATCACTCTTGTTCCGAAGCACAAGAATGCAAATAAGATGGTGGATTTTCGCCCTATTGCCTGCTGTAACTTTGTTTATAAATGTATTAGCAAGCTGATCGCTAATCGGCTGAAGTTGGTAATCCCCTCTCTAATTTCTGCTAACCAGTCAGCTTTCGTCTCCAAAAGACTTATTGGTGATAAAACCTGTGTGCAGTCTTGTATGATCTCAGTTAAGATTAATGGGTCGCTTGAGGGTTTTTTTAAAGCTTCTGCCGGTTTGAGACAGGGGGACCCCATCTCCCCCTATCTTTTTGTTATTTGTATGGAGGTCCTTTCTGTCTACTTAAGTAATTTGGAGAATAGACCTGATTTTAAGTTTCACTGGAAATGTAAAGCTAGTTCTCTCACTCACCTCATGTTTGCCGACGATGTCTTACTATTCTGTAATGGGGATATTGAATCTGTGAAGGCTTTACTATCGGCAGTTCAAAGCTTCCAGGACGTCTCTGGACTGgtgataaataaaaataaaagcctCATCTTTTTATCCAGTGTCCGTGATGATGAGCTCTCCGCTATTATTAATGCCTCTGGCCTTCAAAGAGGTACGCTTCCTGTTAAGTATTTGGGGCTCCCTTTAATTACCTCGAAGCTATCTGCTCGGGACTGTTCTCCTCTCATTATGCGGATTCGAGATCAAATTGACTGCTGGGCTAGTTCTTGTTTGAATCATGCTGGGAGATTACAGTTGCTTAAGTCAGTGCTGTTTGGTATTCAAGCTCATTGGTCTAATCATCTATTTCTTCCTAAGCACATTTTGAAGAGTGTTCAATCGTATTTTCTCAGATTTTTGTGGGGTGGTTCTACTTCTTCCAACAAGCAGGTGAAAGTCTCTTGGAGTGAATGTTGCAAATCTCTCGATGAGGGGGGATTGGGTATTAAGGATCCGCTGCAATGGAATAAAGCTGCTTTCTTGTTTCAGTTATGGCGGTTGATCAATGCTCACAGAAGGTCTTCTTTATGGATTGATTGGGTTCATAATACTTGGTTGCGGAATAAATCCATTTGGACTTTCTCAGTTCCTGCTTCGGCTTCTTGGTGTTTAAAAAAGATGCTTCTCCTCAGGCCAATTGCTCTTCGGTTTTTGAATTATTCAGTTGGCAAGCAGTCCAGTTTCTTCTTCTGGCATGACCCCTGGATTGATAATGTGCCTTTATTGCAAAAATACGACCCTATTCTGGTTTCGATTATGGAATCTTCTCGGATGGCAAAGATCTCGGAATTTATTTCCAACGATTCCTGGGCTCTCCCAGCATCTAATCACCTCTGGGCTGTTGAGGTGAAGCGTAAAGTGCTGCAAGTCCCCTTGGCTGATTCTGATAATATTCATTGGCAGACTTTCTCGTTTAATGATGTTAAGGTAGCAACTATTTGGCACTCTATTAGGCCTCCTGAAAGCTCCCCTCCCTGGATCAATGCGGTGTGGCACCCGTTGCGTATTCATAAGTGCACTTTTATTTTTTGGTTGGCGTTAAAAGATAGATTGCTCACTAAGGAAAGGATGGACTTATTTGGTATGACTACAGACCTTAGGTGTTGCTTCTGCTCCAATGCTATTGAGACTGTCTCGCACTTATTTGGCAGTTGTGCTTTTGCTACTTCTATTATTTCAGACCCTTATTTTGCTTTGGTTGGTGACTGGTCTTGCTATCAAAATGGAATATTCACTACTGGTAGCAGCTCGAGCTTAATGAAAAGACACATGACGTATCTTTTTCTTGCAGTGAGTGTCTATTTTATTTGGAAGGAACGAAATGAGCGGGTACATACCCCTGGTCATGCTTTATCGCCTGGTACCATTAGGATGCTTGTGAAGCGCACTATTCGAGAGAAGCTTTGTTCGAATGAGAGATTTAAAAAAGCTGCTGCTAAGGACCGTAGTTTAATTCTAGCTCTGTATTAG